In Excalfactoria chinensis isolate bCotChi1 chromosome 20, bCotChi1.hap2, whole genome shotgun sequence, a genomic segment contains:
- the NOL9 gene encoding polynucleotide 5'-hydroxyl-kinase NOL9 — translation MPARRVRPRRVPSRCAAGERRDEAAWREFAASFRRVDAVPPGGAELAAVEAAEGAAVLLLGPRQVVTFSGKCRLSCLFGAVRVGGFHVEPHQPPLPLLSPPTHCALSMEALPAARPAHSDPRQLRSAARSALRAHRVRRQARLRVMARFSPECAVLLLRHLDTAVTRFLLSLPPLCRLFQPRVGLGPPGSSAAPTPRRPDGRSARRHDEPDVPAEAAVLAAVGVVPCGPERGLLLSDSTRGALQELLRVCCEEDEGVPVIMVCGPKSIGKSTFNRYLINLLLNHLPSVEYMECDIGQTEFTPPGCVSLSNVTEPFLGPPYTHQRTPRKMVYYGQSSCEQDTERYIDVVKYVFSSYRKEVPLVINTMGWVKGEGLLLLTDMIRLLSPTHVVQMDVYDWKAMAPLTPENVHLAPGLYTKGKQQAKGKRMELSAAEGWKCSEGEEDASAPEYKLLYIHPEFPGAGAAGEARVHSSILRDMSILGYLGQLQPPDAASVLPLHSLVPYQVPFNAVALRVIHTDVAPTNIMYAVNASWVGLCRIPDEIRCQSAGPVLLTQTPICDCLGFGIVRGVDMEKHLYHILTPVPPQSLRAVNCLLLGNIAVPNCVFVSQEGIEGEIPYVTSEYNYSILGSGKLRKKHHPKKREYTLQCDDT, via the exons aTGCCCGCGCGGCGCGTCCGGCCCCGCCGGGTTCCGTCCCGCTGCGCCGCCGGGGAGCGCCGCGATGAGGCCGCGTGGCGGGAGTTCGCCGCGTCGTTCCGGCGGGTCGACGCGGTGCCGCCGGGCGGGGCGGAGCTGGCGGCCGTGGAGGCGGCGGAGGGCGcggcggtgctgctgctgggcccGCGGCAG GTCGTGACGTTCAGCGGGAAGTGCCGCCTCAGCTGCTTGTTCGGCGCCGTGCGGGTCGGGGGCTTCCACGTGGAGCCGCACCAGCCGCCGCTGCCGCTGCTGTCGCCGCCCACGCACTGCGCGCTGTCCATGGAGGCgctgcccgccgcccgccccgctcaCTCCGACCCCCGGCAGCTCCGTTCTGCCGCCCGCAGCGCCCTGCGCGCCCACCGCGTCCGCCGCC AGGCCCGGCTGCGGGTGATGGCGCGCTTCTCCCCCGAGTgcgccgtgctgctgctgcggcACCTGGACACCGCCGTGACGCgcttcctgctcagcctcccgCCGCTCTGCCGCCTCTTCCAGCCGCGGGTCGGTCTCGGCCCCCCGGGCTCCTCCGCCGCCCCGACCCCGCGCCGCCCCGACGGCCGCTCCGCGCGGCGCCACGACGAGCCCGACGTTCCGGCCGAGGCGGCGGTGCTGGCGGCGGTGGGTGTCGTGCCCTGCGGCCCCGAGCGCGGCCTGCTGCTGTCCGACAGCACGCGGGGcgccctgcaggagctgctgcgggTCTGCTGCG AGGAGGACGAGGGCGTGCCCGTCATCATGGTGTGCGGCCCCAAGAGCATCGGCAAGTCCACCTTCAACAGATACCTGATCAACCTGCTGCTCAACCA ccttccctcTGTGGAGTACATGGAATGTGACATCGGCCAGACCGAGTTCACGCCGCCCGGATGCGTGTCTTTAAGTAACGTAACGGAGCCGTTTCTCG GTCCGCCATACACGCACCAGCGGACGCCGCGTAAGATGGTGTATTAcgggcagagcagctgtgagcaggacACAGAGAGATACATCGATGTGGTGAAGTACGTGTTCAGCTCCTACAGGAAGGAAGTACCTTTAGTCATCAACACTATGGGCTGGGTGAAAG GCGAGGGCTTGCTGCTCCTGACCGATATGATCCGGCTGCTGTCGCCCACTCACGTGGTTCAGATGGATGTGTATGACTGGAAGGCCATGGCTCCGCTCACCCCCGAGAATGTCCATCTGGCTCCCGGGCTGTACACCAAGGGCAAGCAGCAAGCCAAGGGCAAGCGGATGGAGCTGAGTGCAGCAGAGGGCTGGAAGTGCTCTGAAGGGGAGGAAGATGCATCAGCTCCTGAGTATAAACTGCTCTACATCCACCCTGAGTtccctggggctggggctgcaggcgaAGC GCGAGTGCACAGCAGCATCTTACGTGACATGTCCATCCTGGGTTACctggggcagctgcagccccctgATGCGGCGTCTGTCCTTCCGCTGCACAGCCTGGTGCCGTATCAG GTACCTTTTAATGCTGTTGCACTCAGGGTTATTCACACTGATGTCGCCCCTACCAACATCATGTACGCAGTGAACGCCAGCTGGGTTGGGCTCTGCAGGATACCAGATGAAATCAGATGCCAAAGTGCCGGGCCAGTGCTGCTGACACAGACACCCATCTGTGATTGCCTCGGCTTCG GGATTGTCCGAGGGGTCGACATGGAGAAGCATCTCTATCACATCCTGACCCCGGTGCCTCCGCAGAGTCTGCGGGCGGTGAACTGCCTCCTGCTGGGAAACATTGCCGTTCCAAACTGCGTTTTTGTGAGCCAG gaaGGAATCGAGGGAGAGATCCCTTATGTCACATCTGAGTACAACTACAGCATTCTGGGGTCtgggaagctgagaaagaaGCATCATCCGAAGAAGAGAGAATACACATTGCAGTGTGATGATACCTGA
- the TAS1R1 gene encoding taste receptor type 1 member 1 yields MLPAALLRVALCARLCAAGCGRAEFRLAGLFQIHGNGRRVQPECGGAAAFRSHGQHLSQTMRFAVEEINESDALLPNVTLRYDIHDTCSDTANLRATLRALGRDGRHHVEAPGALRRYEPRAVAVIGPDSSRLAITTAAILGVFLVPEISYEASLETLSLKRFYPSFLRTIPSDGQQVKAIAMLLQHFRWTWVALLGSDNTYGRDGINALYELLATTDVCVAYRGVIPATKDGSSPEFHKLIQILGDSRVNVTVVFSNRRNAQTFFEAVVQQNMTGMVWVGSEDWSLAQTIWQVPGIQNIGSVLGVSVEQAEPTVQKRLKSWENAKQRAAVSGSAGSTGLLGGNGASSSEGVQLNCTQHCPECHLLAYTPDIYDIQASYNVYTAVYAVAHGLHDLLGCASGVCSKGRVYPWQLLQKIKQVNFSLHNSQISFDANGNIRKGYNIIAWNWRGRSWAFDVVGAFTVNPDKLHIDQSKILWHTKDQQVPISVCSWPCAAGEMRLQQNRHRCCFSCVACPAGTFLNRTAPYSCQACGRDEWAPVGSETCFNRTVEFLSWADPLCWALLVPTVLLLLLVAGLAALFARNASTPVVRSAGGNLSFLMLAALLCAGGSIFCNFGEPTRLSCLLRFPLFSVSFTVFLSCVATRCFQLLCIFKPSTRCPALHDSWRRRGGPALFIAGSALLQVSLCAVRGPAGPRRLYGVSERRVVLECGAGGETGGIAFNVLLSAGCFALSYAGKELPADYNEAKSLTCGLLLHLACSAAVLCTKGSFHGRSAAVASALGALGTLAPLLGGYFVPRGFVLLLRPHLNTAQRFQREIRSYTRRRDD; encoded by the exons ATGCTACCGGCCGCGCTGCTGCGGGTGGCGCTTTGCGCACGGCTCTGCGCCGCGGGCTGCGGGCGCGCCGAGTTCCGCCTGGCGGGATTGTTCCAGATCCACGGGAACGGGCGGCGCGTGCAGCCAGAGTGCGGGGG CGCCGCCGCGTTCAGGAGCCACGGGCAGCACCTGTCGCAGACGATGCGCTTCGCCGTGGAGGAGATCAACGAGTCCGACGCGCTGCTCCCCAACGTCACGCTGCGCTACGACATCCACGACACCTGCTCGGATACCGCCAACCTGCGCGCCACGCTGCGCGCCCTCGGCCGGGACGGGCGGCACCACGTGGAGGCGCCGGGCGCCCTGCGGCGCTACGAGCCCCGGGCCGTGGCCGTCATCGGGCCCGACAGCAGCCGGCTGGCAATTACCACCGCCGCCATCCTGGGCGTCTTCCTCGTGCCGGAG ATCAGCTATGAAGCCTCCCTGGAGACGCTGAGCCTGAAGCGGTTCTACCCCTCGTTCCTGCGCACCATCCCCAGCGACGGGCAGCAGGTGAAGGCCATTgcaatgctgctgcagcacttcaggtGGACGTGGGTCGCTCTGCTGGGCAGCGACAACACCTACGGCAGGGATGGGATAAACGCCCTCTATGAGCTGCTGGCCACAACTGATGTCTGCGTCGCCTACCGAGGGGTCATCCCTGCAACCAAGGATGGCAGCAGCCCGGAGTTCCACAAGCTGATCCAAATCCTGGGGGACAGCAGGGTCAACGTCACCGTCGTCTTCTCCAACAGGAGGAACGCCCAGACCTTCTTCGAGGCGGTGGTGCAGCAGAACATGACGGGGATGGTGTGGGTGGGCTCTGAGGACTGGTCTTTAGCCCAAACCATCTGGCAGGTGCCCGGCATCCAAAACATCGGCTCCGTGCTCGGTGTTTCGGTTGAGCAGGCAGAGCCCACAGTGCAGAAACGCCTCAAATCTTGGGAAAACGCAAAGCAACGTGCTGCTGTgtctggcagtgctggcagcacgGGGCTGCTGGGGGGAAATGGGGCGAGCAGCAGCGAAGGCGTCCAGCTGaactgcacccagcactgcccagaaTGTCACCTGCTCGCTTATACCCCAGACATATATGACATTCAGGCCTCTTACAACGTGTACACTGCTGTGTATGCGGTGGCCCATGGCCTCCATGacctgctgggctgtgcctcGGGGGTGTGCAGCAAAGGCAGAGTCTATCCCTGGCAG ctccTACAAAAAATCAAGCAGGTAAACTTCAGCCTGCACAACAGCCAGATCTCATTTGACGCCAACGGGAACATTCGTAAAGGTTATAACATCATTGCATGGAATTGGAGAGGCCGGAGTTGGGCTTTTGATGTGGTTGGAGCTTTCACTGTGAACCCCGACAAGCTGCACATTGACCAGAGCAAAATCCTGTGGCACACAAAAGATCAGCAG gtTCCCATCTCAGTCTGCTCCTGGCCCTGTGCAGCTGGGGAGATGAGGCTGCAGCAGAACCGCCACCGGTGCTGCTTCAGCTGTGTGGCCTGTCCGGCAGGGACCTTCCTGAACAGAACAG CCCCGTATTCCTGCCAGGCCTGCGGGAGGGACGAGTGGGCGCCCGTGGGGAGCGAGACCTGCTTCAACCGGACCGTGGAGTTCCTGTCCTGGGCCGACCCGCTGTGCTGGGCGCTGCTGGTCCCcaccgtgctgctgctgctgctggtggcgGGGCTGGCCGCGCTCTTCGCCCGCAACGCCTCCACGCCGGTGGTCCGCTCTGCGGGCGGCAACCTGTCCTTCCTCATGTTGGCCGCGCTGCTCTGCGCCGGCGGCAGCATCTTCTGCAACTTCGGGGAGCCCACGCGGCTCTCGTGCCTGCTGCGCTTCCCGCTCTTCAGCGTCAGCTTCACCGTCTTCCTCTCGTGCGTGGCCACGCgctgcttccagctgctctgcatcttCAAGCCCAGCACGCGCTGCCCGGCGCTGCACGATTcctggcggcggcggggcggcccggcGCTGTTCATCGCGGGCAGCGCGTTGCTGCAGGTGTCGCTGTGCGCGGTTCGGGGccccgcggggccgcggcgTCTGTACGGGGTGTCGGAGCGGCGCGTGGTGCTGGAGTGCGGCGCGGGCGGCGAGACGGGCGGCATCGCGTTCAACGTGCTGCTCAGCGCGGGCTGCTTCGCGCTCAGCTACGCGGGGAAGGAGCTGCCCGCGGACTACAACGAGGCCAAGAGCCTGACGTGCGGCCTGCTGCTGCACCTGGCCTGCTCCGCCGCCGTGCTCTGCACCAAGGGCTCGTTCCACGGCCGGAGCGCGGCCGTCGCGTCGGCGCTGGGCGCGCTGGGCACGTTGGCGCCGCTGCTGGGCGGGTATTTCGTGCCGAGGGGCTtcgtgctgctgctgcggcCGCACCTCAACACGGCGCAGCGCTTCCAGCGGGAGATCCGCAGCTACACGCGGCGCCGCGACGACTGA